The Nomia melanderi isolate GNS246 chromosome 4, iyNomMela1, whole genome shotgun sequence genome segment TTACTAGATATTCTGATTTAGAATCAAGTTTTtcgttgtaattgttcttcggcaatttggaagctccagtgaccaccgtggtcaacgtgttaatggaacTAATTAATGGCATGAACAATGTTCTTTTTACTTATTCAAGGATTAACTCATTTCCTCGTTTTTTATAGGTCAGAAGCCTGCCTTTTTATAGCTGAATACGTCGTGTAATCGTTTCAGAAGCTGTAGCATGAATTTTTTCAATCTCTGTTTCCTGGACTTCCATTGGCTACTGAGCGACTCAGTTGAACTCTTCAAAGGAACCTGGAGAATACTGGCTTCCGTCTATCGATGGTTCAACCACAATCAATCTGTAagttaataattgaattatcaaTTCCTGTCTTATCCTATTGATTGGTTTCtcaatttctgtttccactaagaaattattaattattaaattaaaaaaattattaatgacaaagtagccatatcgatcagagttaagaaagaaatcatcCAAAGAGTTAATGAAACAGCGAGCAAAGAGTGTCTCCACACATATGCACCGATACGAATCAATCCTCGATGAGCGTCACTGATCTAATCTATACCAGGTAGAATCATTTCGCGATAAGCGCCCTCAACGAGCTAGTAATCGCAGTTACATCCAAGTTGGAATGTAAGTGACCATAACGATTCTATTTCCTATCGACCTGGATTTCCCTGGAAATAACATTCTTCTATTTTAGATTAACAAGACAGTTGTCATCTGGAATTCGAGTCGACGAAATAACATTCTTCTATTTTAGATTAACAAGACAGTTGTCATCTGGAATCCGTCTCGACAAAAtaacattcttcttttattttagatTAACAAGACAGTTAACAAGTGTAAGTGACCATAACGATTCTATTTCATCGGCCTGGATTTCCCTGGAAATAACATTCTTCTATTTTAGATTACCAAGACAGTTGTCATCTGGAATTCGAGTCGACGAAAtaacattcttcttttattttagatTAACAAGACAGTTAACAAGTGTAAGTGACCATAACGATTCTATTTCATCGGCCTGGATTTCCCTGGAAATAACATTCTTCTATTTTAGATTACCAAGACAGTTGTCATCTGGAATTCGAGTCGACGAAAtaacattcttcttttattttagatTAACAAGACAGTTAACAAGTGTAAGTGACCATAACGATTCTATTTCATCGGCCTGGATTTCCCTGGAAATAACATTCTTCTATTTTAGATTAACCAGACAGTTGTCATCTGGAATTCGAGTGGACGAACGTGGAAGCCTAAACGAGCGGTATCTGTCTACGCCGGATCGGTACGTCGGCTCGTCCGTTCACGCGACGGCATACCTTAACGATCATAGGGTCCCGTGGATCACGCTCCTCGATCGTACCAGCGTGTATTCGTTAGCCCGTGGGCGGCCTATCGCGGCGTGTGTTTGCACGCGAGTGTAACATTACTGTTCAGTGGCCGCAGGGTACCGCAGGGCACCGCACCGTGCAACGTTTACCTCGGGAACAATACTTGGGAAATGTTCCTCGCGACTCGTTCTGCCCGGTGAACTTTTCCTTCcgtgtcttaaccctttgacgacgaACGTCGACGTCTCGAGATCGTATTTCAGAGTAAGTcggaacaaatgattcaattagtcAAGCAAGAGATCTGTgtatagtttcttttctttttgttatttaagTAGTCGATAtagggtttaaccctttgaactctagactccaatattgcaccagtaagtcgtgaacaaatgattcaattagtcAAGCAGAAGATCTGTgtatagtttcttttctttttgttatttaagTAGTCGATatggaatttaaccctttgaactctaggctccaatatttcaAAGAGTAAGTCgtgaacaaatgattcaattagtcAAGCAAGAGATCTGTgtatagtttcttttctttttattatttaatactataaaaattagttgcagttgctagattacaagacaacctggagtgctaagggttaacttcaGCTGAAGGTTTGAGatatttcaaggaatcttcgtctgcgaagggttaaaatgcgTTGAGTCGCAACGCTCTGGATCTGCTTGAAATCAGCACGAACATTGATAAGACCGATCGTTGGTGAGTTGCAATGGATGTTTACATTGACGATATGTTTACATTTATACTGATAatatattgacaataattggTTGATCCGTTATTTATACTGATAATAGATTGACAATAGTTGGTTGATCCGTgggcaatgaacaacattgattgaaatgaaatcctcggtacttctagtgttaaacgtgaATGAAATTCTCGGATCAGTTCTTAGTTCTCATTAGTCTGAGAACGGTTTCTTGTTATTTATCTACCGGAAGTCACATGAATTtcacagtagaactaccgagcatctGAACCGTCTTTCTAAAATGTCTTTATAAACGCTGAGAGTTTTATTAAGATTTGTTAAGATTTTAgaattcattaagatttcagtcggtttatattttattttaggtaTTGCTAACTAAATTACTcgataaattattcgattttccacacatccaaattttctgctaacaaggaaaatagatcgaagaaatattataacatttctaattttcgccaggaataccataaaaatccATTACAGTTgctaatatattacaaaacaacctagagTGCTAAAAATTAAAACTGCGTTCGCTAGGAAATTtgcttgataaattattattccttcGATAACAATGTCTCCGTGACTCGTTCATCGAGCGAGAGAAACGCGTGTTCGTAACGTGACGGGCTGTAGGGTGTTGGCCCACTCGCGTGCCGTTCGTGACTATCGTCGATTTCGTAATACGTGCAACGATCGCCGTTTACCGTTCTCTCCTCGGCCAAGCTTCGCACGAGTTACTGAAACGGTTTTTTACGTTTCTGCATTCTGTCACGCCGCGGTTGtcctattttatattatgaagtGTGGACGCGACGAATTCAACACAGGAACACGTGATTTACATTCCTTTAATTATTAACCAACGGTACGTATTTAACATGGTCatttacataattcaatttcacgCCGCGGAAACTCTGGCTAACCTTTAGCGTAGAACGGCGAGTAGTTCCTCAATGAACGTACTCGTACGTACGTTTACGTGCAAGATTTTACTTTCGTAGTGCCTTTCCCTTTTCCCTGACTCGTCGTCGGTTTCCTGTTAAGACCGAGTTCCCTGGTTTTACCGtccgtgtgtgcgcgcgcgtccCGTGTCCGTGAAGTGTCACGCGTCCGTTTTCTCGTGGCTCGCACACGCGCGAACACACAGAGGTATCCCACCTGTCTAACgctttctctgtctttctttctggTTTCAGTGAAACGCCAGTCCGTAGCACGGCATAGCACGCGGTAAGATGGCCGTGTACAGGCTGTGCtggtcgctcgctcgcgtctGGTTTTCCCTGTGCTTTCTCGCGTGTACGGCATTGTGTCAGGAACAAATATCGGCCGGCAGTCGGTATTATGGCCGAGACGGTGTGTATGTGCCAGCGAACGGGCCCGATCACAGGCCCGACACTTATTTTTACAAGGATAGAAGGTACGGGTACCGTCCCAGTTACCTGGACCCTGATTACAAAAGGCCGCCCAAAGGATCGGACGATCGTTACCATTACGAGGTGAGTCGCGGAACGTGAAAGGGAATCGAATGAATGCGATCCTCGACTCGTTTTCTCGTAAACATTGCGTCGTTTCTCTTAAAAATCGATGACACACAATGTGCGTTTGTGGCTGAGCGAAAATAGGTCACTCCCATGGCAAGTTGGCTTCATGATGAATACATTGGGTTTTTCAAGAGGATTTATTGTTTTGTAGGATACCACTTCGAGATTGCCGTTGCCTGGTATATTAGGTGGTTGGCGGGAGGATCTTCAGGGAAAAGAACGACAGGGTTCTAAGCATTTGGAGAGGGATGTTACCGTTTCTACTACCTATGGAGAAGTAGAGGGATTCAAAGTTTATTTGTACGACGATCCGGAGGCTAGACATAGACCTTGGAGTTTACCGGTCGAAAGGGTTACCAGGCATGTCAATGTATTTTTGGGTATTCCTTACGCTATGCCTCCTACGAGGGAAGGTCGGTTTAAGCCTCCTCGACCTCATAGGGGTTGGCAACTGTTGCAAGCTGTCGATTGGGGACCCGCGTGTCCTCAACCTAGTGCGTATACTGGTGCAACTAAAGGAATTAAGGATGTGGATGAAGATTGcttgtatttaaatatcttcacaCCTACGATTAATTCTGGTGAACGTCTACCATATGctgtaatgttttatattcatGGTGGAGAGTTCACTCATGGAGCTAGTAACTTGTTTCCTGGTCATATGTTAGCTGCATTTTACAATGTAGTGGTAGTGTCTATCAATTATCGGTTAGGGGCACTGGGATTTCTGAGCACAGGAGATGAGAATAGTCCTGGTAACTATGGACTTTTGGACCAAGCAATGGCATTACGATGGGTGTATGATAATATTCGAGCCTTCAGTGGTAATCCTGATGCGATAACACTGTTTGGGCCAGGTGCTGGTGCAGCTAGCGCTGGATTGTTGATGGTTGCTCCTAGGACTAGAGAAATGGTGTCAAAAGTAATAGCTCAGTCGGGTTCTGCATTAGCAGATTGGGCAGTTATAATAGACAAGTACAGGGCCCAGAATACTTCCAGAGTATACGCTGAAATGTTGGGTTGTAGTATAGAAAGCAGCTGGAAGTTGGTTCAGTGTTTGAAAGATGGACGAAATTTCCTTGAATTGAGTAATTCTCCATTAAAGCCGCATATTGGAATGTTTCCATGGGCACCTGTATTTGATGTCAATTTTACAGTACCTGGTGATAATTTATACGAAGATTGGAGAGCATCAGACTGGCATTTCTTTACAGAAACACCTGAAGAAAGTATTAAGCATCGTAGATTTAAACATGACTTAGCATACATGGCTGGTGTTACTACTCAAGAGGCAGCGTACATAATATGTGAGTAATTTAAGATTTACTTTGGCTTGTTTGTATATAATAGTGTTATTTTTCTCATTCTAGACAACAATGCCACATTGGCAAGGAATCAATACATGATAGATCCAGAATTATTTGACCAAAAAATCTGGGAACTTGTCCTTCAGTATAATTACACTCTGAACCAGCAAGGTGTTTATGAagctataaaatatatgtacactTATTGGCCGGATCCGAAAAATGTTACACACATTCGCGATCAATACATCAATGTAAGTTAAACATATCACAGATACATTTGCATATTTTAATAGCAATCATTAATCatgttatatatttgtttaGTTGTTAACTGATTTTCATTATGTGGCTCCATTTGATAAAATTGCAAAGTTATTAGTAGAGAAACGTGTGCCTACTTACTTATATGTATTGAACACTACTGTGGAAGCACTATCATTGCCACAGTGGAGAAGAGTACCTCACGATACCGAACTTCTTTGGCTCACAGGAGCACCATTCATGGATGTTGGTGAGCACGCGGtatctcaaaatattttttaaaggtttctataataagaaaatacaacTTTATAGAATTCTTTCCTCAAAAATGGAAACTAAGCCGAGACATGTGGACTGATAATGATCGCAATATGAGCCATTTCTTTATGAAGGCATATTCAAATTTTGCAACATACGGGTATGTTTAATATACCACATACAAATGTAGTATTCCACCATAGTCTAGAGATCATCTTCATTTCAGAAATCCTACAACTTCGCAAATTCTGGGACTTCACATGGATGTTGCCAGACAAGGACAGTTACgatacttaaatattaataccaCCTTCAACagttcaattcaattaaattacagACAAACAGAAAGTGCCTTTTGGTCTGCATATTTGCCAACTGTCATTGGCCGCTTAGTACCTACATACCCTCCAGTCACCGAGGTAAAATCATCATTTAAACATGTTACCTGTCACAGATGAAGCATGCCCTTATCTGTATTTTTCCATACTTATTACAGTACTGGTGGGAACCAAAGCAACCCTTGCAAATTGCATTTTGGTCAGTCTCTACAGCTTGTTTACTGTTAATCGTACTCTCTGTAGTATGCTGCATGCTTTGGCGTAACGCCAAAAGGTAAGAAAAGGTAAACAGAACCAAATCCATATGACTACAGGCTTCAGGCTGGTAGGGCTTGCCATAATTGTAGAGCATGCGGGATATGGTTCTGGTTTCTCATCTATTTATATCATATTTGGATAACGTAGGTCTCTAACACTTATACAATTCCATCTAACCTTATGTATGCTTACAATTCATGCAGCAAAACTAAGGCTGCCAGAATATACGCAGGTAACTACACTACGTAGTAAGCACTTTGCACATCTCACTGCACAGTTTCTAAGGTCTCATCAGTAGTTTTGTTCATCGATGAAACTATaacttatatttttctattacctTCATGTTTATTTTAGCATTTAGTCTTTTATTCTATCGGATGCACACAATTTTATCATTGCCTTTATGCTGACACTTTCAGACAATCTGATCACTACTATAGCGGGGACATCTTGATGGTACGAGACGACGAACCCTCGGAGGGAATCGAGAATCTGACTCGTACCTCCAAGGAGAACGTTTATGAATACCGGGACGCGCCGCCGCTCAGATCCAGGGTCACGCGGCAGAACGAAGCGAAGCTTCAAGAACGATTGACGCAAAACCGGAAGTTCAGCTCAACCCCCTCGCTTAGAAGTAACTCGAACATCTCGTTGAAGGACATGCGTTCCGAAGGATTCGTTACCAGTTCACCAAATGGCCACCCGAAGCTGAACAAAGCGATGAGTCAGTCCTCGTTGCGCAAAAGTAGAACGCAGCTTGTTCAGGGTGTCCCGCAGACAGCTGTATAATATTCTCATCGCGCAACCCTTTACTCatgatactttttattttatttattttacacaacGACGCACAAAAAGGAATTTTTCACGCAGAATGACTGAATTAAATGTTAGGGAATTCAGATGAACATCTCGTCCGTCCACGAAAGGATTGTTACGTGTAACGATTCGTATTTGTACATACGTCGATACTTATTTTGTACGTTCTTTTTTATACCGATTTTAGATTTGTAAGGATCAACGTTGTGCCTTGTAGGATATATGAAtagtttttttttacaaatgaaCAACGCAcgttataatagtaatatattttacataacgaCAGAAGTCACGACAAACATACTTCAACAAAatgcatttttttatatatctctTTTATCGTGAAAgggacatatatatataattatatatatagaaatcatATATTTATACGCGACTACGTTTGTAGTATTATTAGAGAACTTAGTTGTAGTCAAACCGATCTCATTTTCACCGTTGACACAATTTCATCTATATGTTTAAGTTTCAAAAGTCTAGTAATACACGATATCTAATTATAGAGAcatagattattttattgtgcgagagattaaatatatatatataatatattatatatcatatttaaGCGTCGTTCTGTACGGAAAAGGTTCGAaagcatttaatattaaatcacgaTATACCTGCCGCAAATATTGCAATTGTCAAAGAACActtgattaaatatatatttaaggttttttatataattagagTATATATTGTTACAAGTAAAGTCTAAATGTTAAAGTAATCTATATCCATTGCGACAATATTCATTATGcacattttgtttattaaatgtcGCGCGACGAACGTGACTGTAAATGAGATTTCTACTGTTGAATGAAGAAACATGGGACCAAAAAGAACAGATGTAATCATTGACGTGTCcgtattaaatttcttttctacagttggaatattaattgtaacattTCGATAGAAACATtcagagaaagggaaagagagagtaGATCGCGAAGAGCGAAGCAAATACAATTTCGATCCCCTTCGACTGGAAGTGAAATATCCGGGAACAGCGATATTGTTGTTAAAGTGTCAGGAACGACCTGTACTTTTGGCAGCAGCTGCTGCTCTGTCCAAGTATGGCAGTAAATCTAAAGAGAATCTGGAAGTCTTGTTCGATCTTGAGATCGTGGAAAGTGTGATCCCGTTAATTGAACACGAAGACCTGTTCACGCGAAGGTTtcacttattttttaatatcgatttctaacattaatttgaataaaactcttTATCTCTTAACGTACGATCGGCAGATTTGCAGCAAAATTACTGGCAGAAATGATACTCATTCCCAATGTCCGAAACTTTCTGATGGACAGTAGCTACTATATTTGTTACTTCGCCAAAGTTTTCATCTCTGACAAGGATTTGTTCATGCAAGAATTTTCCTCTTCGATATTGGCAGAAATATCAAATGATTTGTTTGGTGCAGCACAATTGTTGAAACAATGCTCAAACATGAACTTCTTGTTCGAAAGAGTTCAGTCGCCTGATCCAGACGTGAAAAAGAACACCTTAGAAAtcatgtttaatttattacaagATCCCATTGGAATAAAAGAGATCATAGAAACAAAGGTGTACTGGGATAAACATTTAACAACTCCCAAGAAATTCCATTAACTTTGAAAGATCTGTTCCAGTAATTAATGTGCTTGTTTTATTCTTacagaattttaatttgaatcttATATATGATTTGTACGACTCGCCTTATCCTGATATCCAAAGGCTTGCTCTGAACATAACGCATGATTTAGTCAATAGAAATCAAGATGATCGTATGCAGGAGCTTTTCAGAAGATCCAACGGTCTCCAAACTTTATTAAGATTTCTAGATGTAAGATACAGTTACATGTACTCCTGTAACACTTAGTCGTAGACTTTCCTTAATTTAGAACGATGAGTGGCAAGACCTTCACGCAGAGATACTTAGGATTCTTTGCTTGGCTTCTGATAATTCTGCAACAGTGGAGCTGCTTCACGACATAGGTGGTATCAGGCAGATTTTGAAGTACATAGAAGGCACAGTACACTCAAGACTGTTCATGGAAGCCCTCGATGTAGCTGTTAGACTTACCCATACATCTTTGGGTAGAAGTGTAACATATATTATTTGCTATAGCTTAACAGTACGTAATTACTGCTCTCCGAATTAATACTTGTTTACTCTGTAGGCATTATACACTTACAATATCGTAGATCATTTATTGAGCACATTGGAAGAGAGTGTGCCAGCAAGCATATATGAGATCAGTTGTCATGGAATTGGTATGATGACTTTACACACAGATGCTGTCAAACAACTGACTGAGAGCAATTGTCTGAAGAACATCCTAGGTAATTCAGACATTAAGCTTTTTTATACTCATTCCATTAATCCATGTACACAAACATTACAGACATATTGAAAACAGAAACTTTCAAGTGGCCAATTAAACAAGCAGCAATGTTTGCTTTAAGCCGATTACTTAAATGTGACATAAGAAACTGTCATAACTTCTTGGACATGCAGGGCCAGGTATCTGTACGAACTAGATTTTTAAAACCTTCATGTCAAATGATCAAAATGCTTCAACGATTCTCTAGAATTATCTGATATGGCTGATGAAGCAGTCCGCAGGAAAGGTTCCTATAGAGATTCTAATGGGCGCCGTAGAGTGTCTAACAACAATAGCAAGACACCAGTTTTTACGCAGTACTATCATAAACACAGACACCATGGATGTAGTGTGCGCGTCCTTCGAGGTAATCTTCCCTCTGTTGATTAAGAAATAGGAACTGGAGAAAGGTGCAATTAATACAAGTTAATCAACATATTTTCCAGCTGACCTGTCCAACAATAACCGATTACAAGATCGCCTGCTGCAACGCCCTTCCCATTCTCTGCACGGACAAGACTGGAAGAACCGCTTTCCTGAAAGTCCGTGGGCCGACCAGATTATATAATCTGTTATGCGACGTCAAGTCGATCCCGACAAGGAACGCAGCCGCCCAACTCGTTCAATTGTTATGCGCGGATCCGGTTCTGGCCGATGTTTTCGTGCAGGCCAGATACCTGAATTAGTAAGCGTGCTCCCACAGATTTtgaacacgtcgaatgccgcacgattccaTAGCGCAGAGCTGGCCAACATTTTGCATACCATGCGTCAATTTTGTTCACAAACAAGTTCATGTGCGCCGTACAACTGAAGTACCTCTTCGACCTTCTTACATTCACGGTTGGGCTAGGAAAATGGGGATAAGGGTAGGATCTGCTTCTCTTAGAGGAGAAAAAGGAATAAGTCAATcttgcaattaaattaattaatttagagTTCAAAAGACACTTTTATTGAAgcttaaaaaaagaataagtagTAAGGATGTAATGTGCCACTTGTAATCATTCAATCTCATATTTTGGCCACCTCTATCACAGAGCAAAATGcccaaattgaaatataatattaaatcatttgattgaattgcactaTTATtgcatctagctgaacgtcaccgcattaggcagctttatttataatatagagatcttttcaaataatcatagtttaactatgtgaactatagtaatccaaTTCAgttggtggtcaccggtgactgtcatggcattcgacgtgtcaaTATTCAAGGTAGAgaataatcaatgaaaataatgacTGGTCAAGCATGCTGAAGAACCGATCCACCGCGAGAGTCGTACCCTCCTGGGACACCTGCATAGACGCGCTCTTCGACTCTCACCTGCCAATCAAGTTTGCTTTCACCGGGCGGCTCTCGTTACACGACATCACCCAAAACGGATTCTACGTTCTACGAAGAAACGTCTGCCCGTAGGACATCGTTCAGCCTTACAACACTTAACGTACCACAGTACTCTGAAAAAGAAGTTTCGACTCAAGGTCATCCATTGTGTGACTATAATGAGACTAGCTTCAACCCTGAtcgtaccacgatgtgactctcagtcagttatgatgattaaaatgttattgtttctgTTTATGGGGCCTGAATTTCAAAAACCTACAAATacttggaaatgcaatatgaaataatgaaaaaattcaagtaaattcaaatgtgactctcagtcacttatgaggataaaaggaacgattaaaatattgtttgtttattgGGCCTAAATTTCAAAAGCCCAAAAACACTTGGAAATGTGAGAAAGTCAAATCGTGGTCTGATTAGAGTTAATAGTCTTCAAGGATAGTTTCATGAGAAATAACCTTGACATTTTGATAAATTCCTCTAGACTTGAAACGAGTTCAAGTGGTCTGTTCTGTGACAGaaagtgttattattattatcgcattGCTTTTGGTTATCCAATAACTTTAGCTCCTCTCAACTGTAAACAGATTCCCAATATTGGATGATATCTTCCGGTTCAAATGCTGTCCGCTGGAAACGGTTTACGTGGTGAACTGTGTACGCCCCCGCAAGTCGGATTCCCTGGACTCGTTGCGTCATTCAGTCTTAAAAGGTACGTTGTTTATTACTCGTGTAGCACGGTGTATCAACATGTCTTTATCTTGCAGAGAATCTGGGCTATACGAGCGAGGTCACTCGTCGGACCGTGTTTCTGTCCGGCCAGCTGGAGGATTTAGTGATGGACTCGAAATTCGGTCGCCTGCAGTGCGACCCCTGTCTGCACGACTACGTGGAGCTGTTCAAGTGCAAGCTCATCGCTGCTGAGTCGAAAGCCGTGTACGTGTTCCCTGATAGAAATgaatgttaaccctctataggcctatgtaactttgaagtcacgtatcagtatgtggcatcttgttgatttattttattttgcactgaaagttacaaaatatattcgtttgatgaaattattgaaactattgagtacGTTGTACGCACGTAATTcatattcatatgtggatatttattaattttgtactgcatagattttgttataatcatgaacataaattcggctcatagagggttaaaacgttgaacgccgcacgatgtCAGAGCAagatacacagaatggaaaagatataacattaaccctttgcggacgaagattctttgaaacgtacaaaaccttcaacaggagctgaattatatataagttgcataattgataaaaaaggaaactacgtgctgatctgctatttgagtaattgaatcattctttTGTGACTTGGTCTttcgaatatgaaaatttcggaatgccgacattcgtccgcaaaggagaaaaaaattcaaatattaataatataatttttaataattaaaaattcaaatcattGAATCATTATTATGGCGCGCTCATCTTGCTCAAtgtcgcattaggtagcattgtagTGTAcaaattgaatgtttaattgaatgaGCCATAGTagttcgatttggttgaggtcattggtgacctccatggcatccaacgtgttaatttctaaTCAAGACGAACGATGTCACGCTGTTAATACAGAGCGTCCAAGACAAAGTCAGGTTTGACGAACATCAGCTGCGTGGCCGTGCGTGCCCAGATGTTGGCTGAATTCGTGGTGAAGCAAATGTCGGGACCGGATCGACTGGTCAACTGCATCGATCATCAGTTGGAAGTACATTTGAAAGAAATCAAGAAGAGTATAGAGACCAGTGTCGTACCGTTGGGCATGCTGCGCGTTGGTTCCTATCTAGAGAGAGCCTTACTGTTCAAGGTGATAGCGGATAGAGTGCATCTACCTGCTGCTTTGGT includes the following:
- the LOC116428315 gene encoding armadillo repeat-containing protein 3 yields the protein MGPKRTDKHSEKGKERVDREERSKYNFDPLRLEVKYPGTAILLLKCQERPVLLAAAAALSKYGSKSKENLEVLFDLEIVESVIPLIEHEDLFTRRFAAKLLAEMILIPNVRNFLMDSSYYICYFAKVFISDKDLFMQEFSSSILAEISNDLFGAAQLLKQCSNMNFLFERVQSPDPDVKKNTLEIMFNLLQDPIGIKEIIETKNFNLNLIYDLYDSPYPDIQRLALNITHDLVNRNQDDRMQELFRRSNGLQTLLRFLDNDEWQDLHAEILRILCLASDNSATVELLHDIGGIRQILKYIEGTVHSRLFMEALDVAVRLTHTSLGRSVTYIICYSLTVHHLLSTLEESVPASIYEISCHGIAQSWPTFCIPCVNFVHKQVHVRRTTEVPLRPSYIHGWARKMGIRRIINENNDWSSMLKNRSTARVVPSWDTCIDALFDSHLPIKFAFTGRLSLHDITQNGFYVLRRNVCPFPILDDIFRFKCCPLETVYVVNCVRPRKSDSLDSLRHSVLKENLGYTSEVTRRTVFLSGQLEDLVMDSKFGRLQCDPCLHDYVELFKCKLIAAESKAVYVFPDRNEYRASKTKSGLTNISCVAVRAQMLAEFVVKQMSGPDRLVNCIDHQLEVHLKEIKKSIETSVVPLGMLRVGSYLERALLFKVIADRVHLPAALVRGEYGKAWIEVAVPEVEHAASIDHRQTVFPSKLLKPNFIVDLIHFPGDLIPISSRRAQLYREQESPCERVCRD
- the LOC116428314 gene encoding uncharacterized protein LOC116428314 isoform X2; this encodes MMTLHTDAVKQLTESNCLKNILETFKWPIKQAAMFALSRLLKCDIRNCHNFLDMQGQNYLIWLMKQSAGKVPIEILMGAVECLTTIARHQFLRSTIINTDTMDVVCASFELTCPTITDYKIACCNALPILCTDKTGRTAFLKVRGPTRLYNLLCDVKSIPTRNAAAQLVQLLCADPVLADVFVQARYLN
- the LOC116428314 gene encoding uncharacterized protein LOC116428314 isoform X1 — translated: MMTLHTDAVKQLTESNCLKNILDILKTETFKWPIKQAAMFALSRLLKCDIRNCHNFLDMQGQNYLIWLMKQSAGKVPIEILMGAVECLTTIARHQFLRSTIINTDTMDVVCASFELTCPTITDYKIACCNALPILCTDKTGRTAFLKVRGPTRLYNLLCDVKSIPTRNAAAQLVQLLCADPVLADVFVQARYLN